GATACTCCGGAAAAGCTTCAGAAACAGCCAAAAGCACCAGCGGACGCTCTCGCCGCAACCGAGGGAAAGACCCAACCCGCACAGACCGATTCCACTCCAGTCAAACCTAGTTTGCGCACTAGTTTGAAGTTGATCATTCGCAATCCGCTGTGCTGGCAAGGCTTTTTTATTCACTATGTCCTCATGGTGTGGCAGAACGTCTTCGCCCTGATGTGGGGCGTGCCGATGATGACGCTGGGCATGGGGCTTTCCTCCACTCAGGCTGGTTTAGTACTGAGCGTCAACACCTTGTGCATGGTTATTGCAGGACCAATCATTGGCATTATTTCGGCGCGCACGGGATACCGTCGCGACGTAGTGGCCATTGGACTGTCTTTCCTTCAAGCTGGTGCATGGCTTGTTTTCATGCTCTCTGGCGCACCACGCGGACTGCTGGCGATGATCTTGGTCAACATCGCCCTCGGCCTCACCACCCCGGCATCTGGATTCGGTTTCGACTCCATCCGTGAACGCCTTGATCGCACCATCTTGGCAGCAGGCACAGGCTTAGCAAATATGGGTGGTTTCTTGTCAGCAATGTTCGCGGCACAGATCGTTGGTGCGCTACTCGACCACAGTTCGCATGGTAACACTTATACCTGGCATGACTTCCGCTTTGCCTTCATCGCTGTATTTGTTACGTGGGCTCTCGGAGTGACGGGCTTTGTTATCGCTCGTCTGAAAGGTGGCCCTGGCCGACGCATCGTCGCTCAGATTCGGCACACAAAGGATCACTAGAGTTGGAATGGGCACCTAGTTGGGCATCAACGACGCAAACAAAGCATCTTCCACGGCATTTATTGTGTGGCTTGCTGCGATGTGAGCGTAAATCGTGGCAATTACCGGCCGAACATCGTTTGGTGTGGCTGGCGTGCGTGCGATTGAGCGTTTTGAGATGGATGCGTCGCGTCTTGCGGTGTTTACCTCGGTCCAGGTCGGTGTGTATGGCTTAGCCTAGATTCCGATGGCATGCTGGTGGATCGATTCGGGCCCCGGAAATTGCTGTTCGCCGGAGCCCTCATTATGGCAGTGGGCCAGCTTATCCTCGGTTTTACTGATTCTTACGCACTCGCTATTTTTGCGCGTGTGCTCATTGGGGTGGGCGATTCCTCTGCGTTCTTGTCTGTGATGCGACTTCTTCCTTCATGGTTCCCGTTGAAGTGGGCGTCGATTCTCCAGCAGCTCACGGGTGCGTTGGGATTTATCGGGCAGTTCGTCTCTGCCGTCCCGTTCCTGCACATGCTCAACACCATTGGTTGGACGGTGTCGTTTGCCTCTCTGGGTGCCTCGGGCATCATCGTGGCATGTGCTGCAGCAGTGGTTGTTCGTGACGAGCCTGCGAGCACGGCGCAGGTGTGGCCGGCGCAGCCGGAGGCGTCGACAAGCAAACAACCGTGTTTTGCAGCCAACCTTAAATATGTCGTGACCAGCCTATATTGCTGGCAGGACCTTTTAATCACTGGGTGAGCATGGGGCCGGTGATGGTGTTTTTGCTGCTGTGGGGCGCCCCGACGTTGACGCTGGGGCTGGGTATGTTCAGCGCCAATGTGGGTACGGTATTGACCATCTTTGCCATCGCAACTGTGATTACTGGGCCGCTTTCGGGCTTTGTATCGGCGCGACTAGGCTCCAAGCGCGCGATAATCGGATTTATTACACCGATGATCCAGGCTGCGCTGTGGATTGCGCTCTTCACCCTTGCAGACAAGGTGAGCTTTCAGTTAGGACTGGTCAGCGCGATTATGTTCGCTATTTCCTTCAGCTCCCCCGTGGCCAATTTCGGTTTTGATACCATCCGCGAGCGCCTGGATCGGCACGTCATGGTCGCGGGCACCGGTATAGCCAACATGGGTGCGTACAGCTGCGCGATGCTGGACACGCAGCTCATCGGCGCGCTTCTGGACTGGTATGCCGACGGCCATGCCTATACCTGGTCTGATTTCCAGGTGGCGTGGCTGGGGCTTGGTGCGGTGTGGGTGGCGGGCATGATCGGGCTTGCGGTGTGCCTATACCTTCAGCACAAACAGAGGCGTCAGGGCGCCTAAAAAGACGCTTGTCGACGCTCCCCTCCCCGTCTCCTGCTAAAACCGGGGTCCGCGGTTGTTAGGGCCGAAGGGTCCGAATGGACCAAACGGGCCACCAAATCCTCCACCGAAATCTCCGAAGTTACCGTATCGTCCGCGTCGTTCACGATTGCCCTGGCTGGCTGCACCGTTGATGGCATCGATGACACCGTTGACGAAGTTGTTTACTCCTTCTTTGATGTCTGCAACTGAATCATCGTCAAACTTGCTGTGAGCACCGGCACGACGTTCTTGAATGTCCTCATCATCAATGAGATCCTCGGCGTAGATCGGACCGTCGAGCTCGGGGCCGTCAAGTTCCAGCTCGGCTTCATCGAATCGATCAAAGACGTCATCAAATTGAAGGTCTCCATCAAACTCCAAGTTGAGGATGCCGTCTTCAAACTTCAGCTTCTCATCGGGATCAATTCCCAAACGATGGGCGTAACCAATAACTGCGGATAGCTCGGCGAATGTTGCTTCTGACAAATCAATGGACAATTTGATGGCCATGGTGGATTCCTATCGTGAAGAGAGTGTGTGTGCTTATCTCCGACGATACGTACCTTTATCCAGGGCGTAAACCACTTAGGGGCAAAGATCAGGGTACTCCCCGAAACTTTGCCAACACTTCATGGGATTTTAATCAAGAGACTTGAAAACCTGCTGGTTGAACCTAAAAGCATCCGATGCTTCTGCCATTAATGCGGCTCGTTCCGCCTCGCTCAAGGTCAGTGCATTGAGGTGATCCCGGTAGTTGTCTTTGTAGGGTTTGAGCTTGCCGAGATCATCAAAACGGTAGAAGGACAACGCTGCATCTTCGACGCCATATTCGCGGTTCACCATGCGTGCAATTATCTGTCCTCCAGATAGGTCTCCAAGGTAACGCACGTAATGGTGAGCTACTAGTCGGGGAAAATCTTGGGCCTCGCCGATTTCATCCAAACGCTCGATGTAGACAGCTGTTGCCTCGGTTGCTTCTACGGCATTACGCCAGTTGGGATTGCCGTGCAAGGCGTCGAGGTCGTTTTCTAAAGCCTGCTTGCGCTCAAGGCGAGGATCGATAAGAGTTACCGCGCGTGGATCTGCCGCACATGCGCGGGCCGCCGCTTCCAGGGCGGTGTAGAACAACCAGGACTGCTCCTGCAGGCGAATAAACGCGTCCGCGGTGAGCTCACCTTTGAGCAGGCTGTTCATAAAGGTGGAATGTTCGGCCTCCTCGTGGGCTTGAGCGGTATGGGTACGCAGATCCTCGGACAGTGAGGAGGTGTTGTGAAGGGTGGTACTTGTCATGGAAGCGGAGTCCTCGGCGTGATGTGTTGACGGGAGACATGGGCGATCGACTACAGGGACCGCCAATTAGTAAGACAAGCCTAACTTAGGGTACCCACACCTACTATCGTCCCTAAGTTTGAGAAATCCACTGACTTTTGTCGAAACCCTCCCACAGGTGCGCCTTAGTACTCCCGTTGCTCCATGGAATCCACGCCCCAAAAGACTTCGTCGACAACCTGGCGACTCTTTCGCGTCACCTTCAGATAGTTCTCCAAATACTCCTGATACTCATCTGGATCCCAACCAGAAGCGCCAGCAACCTGGGACAACTGCGGACCCGGCGTAGGCAATTGGTCCGCCCTCTTACCCTTGACCAGCACAAGAGCATTACGCGCTGCTGTCGCCGTCAACCACGCATCACGCAAAGTTTGTGCTTGCGTAGGGTTGATGATCTGATGTTTTTCCACCACATCCAGCACTTCCAGGGTGGACGTGTTGTGAAGATCCGGGTATTCGTGCGCATGCATCATCGTGAGCAATTGGACGGTCCACTCAATGTCAGATAGCGCTCCCCTACCCAGCTTGGTGTGCGTATTTCGATCAGCCCCGCGAGGCAATCGTTCATTATCCACGCGAGCTTTCATGCGTCGAACTTCACGCAACTGAGCCTGTGACGCGCCATCTGCTGGATAGCGGAAGCGGTCAATGGATTCCAAAAATCGAATGCCCAGTTCCTTATCTCCTGCTACCCACGCTGCACGCAGCAACGCCTGGATCTCCCAGGTCTCACCCCACTTGTCGTAATAATTGACATAAGAATCCAGCGTGCGCACCACAGCACCGGAACGACCTTCAGGACGCAGGCCAAGATCTACTTCCAGAGGTGGATCGCCAGACGGCTTAGCAAGGCGCGACCGCATGGAATCACAGATTGCAATCGACCAAGTCACCGCGTCATGTTCATCGACACCGGCAACCGG
The window above is part of the Corynebacterium deserti GIMN1.010 genome. Proteins encoded here:
- a CDS encoding MFS transporter, with product MKNNDQQPSPTSGPNHKPHPREKITSRALVVWAAACLVYMAAVTSRTSFGVAGVEAIDRFQVDATRIAVFTSVQVGVYAFSQIPMGLLIDKFGPRNLLAVGALVMGAGQIILGLTDIYGVAILARVLIGAGDASVFLSVMRILPFWFPLKHTPIFTQLTTGLGQMGQFISAVPFMALLGAQGWIVAFVSLGSVVALIAIAALVVVRDTPEKLQKQPKAPADALAATEGKTQPAQTDSTPVKPSLRTSLKLIIRNPLCWQGFFIHYVLMVWQNVFALMWGVPMMTLGMGLSSTQAGLVLSVNTLCMVIAGPIIGIISARTGYRRDVVAIGLSFLQAGAWLVFMLSGAPRGLLAMILVNIALGLTTPASGFGFDSIRERLDRTILAAGTGLANMGGFLSAMFAAQIVGALLDHSSHGNTYTWHDFRFAFIAVFVTWALGVTGFVIARLKGGPGRRIVAQIRHTKDH
- a CDS encoding MFS transporter, encoding MLAGPFNHWVSMGPVMVFLLLWGAPTLTLGLGMFSANVGTVLTIFAIATVITGPLSGFVSARLGSKRAIIGFITPMIQAALWIALFTLADKVSFQLGLVSAIMFAISFSSPVANFGFDTIRERLDRHVMVAGTGIANMGAYSCAMLDTQLIGALLDWYADGHAYTWSDFQVAWLGLGAVWVAGMIGLAVCLYLQHKQRRQGA
- a CDS encoding biliverdin-producing heme oxygenase, which codes for MTSTTLHNTSSLSEDLRTHTAQAHEEAEHSTFMNSLLKGELTADAFIRLQEQSWLFYTALEAAARACAADPRAVTLIDPRLERKQALENDLDALHGNPNWRNAVEATEATAVYIERLDEIGEAQDFPRLVAHHYVRYLGDLSGGQIIARMVNREYGVEDAALSFYRFDDLGKLKPYKDNYRDHLNALTLSEAERAALMAEASDAFRFNQQVFKSLD
- a CDS encoding MFS transporter — its product is MLVDRFGPRKLLFAGALIMAVGQLILGFTDSYALAIFARVLIGVGDSSAFLSVMRLLPSWFPLKWASILQQLTGALGFIGQFVSAVPFLHMLNTIGWTVSFASLGASGIIVACAAAVVVRDEPASTAQVWPAQPEASTSKQPCFAANLKYVVTSLYCWQDLLITG